The Nicotiana tabacum cultivar K326 chromosome 1, ASM71507v2, whole genome shotgun sequence genome segment TTCTTAGTTTGGGGTGAGGCTGTAGTCAGAGGCAGATATAAGATCTAAACTTTATGGGTTCAGTCTTTAAGATTCTTAGCATTAAACTAGTTTGCTTTTAAAATTATGGATTCATAACGTAATACGTATTTGTTAAAATTTTAGAGGATTTTTACTATATATTCAAGCTTTGTGTCAAAAATACTGGTTTCAGATGAACCCATAGTTTATGAACTCCATCCGCCACTGGCTATCAGGGTTCTAGATTGCGTTTGTAAGGTTGTGGGCTTGACAGTAAGGGAAAGCTAAAACAGAGGGCAAAGAGGTTCTTGACCTATTAATTCCACTAGTTGATGAGAGTGCAAAGAATTTACCTAGCGAAAACATCGCTAGTAAATGTAAAAAAGCAAACCAGACTAGATGAACAAAATTTCAAATAAACAATGCAAAAAAACTCATTTGGCTGATCTCTAACTAGGTGAGAAGGAAAACTAACTCTTTAATGAAGGAAAATAGTACTAATTAGACTTTTAGTGACTAACTGACAACGTCGGTATAGGAAAAGAATGTGAGATATGAGATAGAAGTAGGGCAGTGCTAATTCTGCATCAACAGCTATTTTGGCTCCTTTCTTCAGAGAACATCAAATCGACCATTTTCATTTGCTTCGAGACAAACAAATCCCTCAAGAGGCTCAAAAGCTCACTATTGTATGAAGAAAGATTCCAGTGAAAAGGCATCTTCTGCTGTTTATACTAAGTTAAAGGTTAGATCTGCATAAGACATGGCTTTGATTGGAGTTAGCCCGACAAATGGACGAAAAAAATGTCATTCTTCAATGATGGTCAAGTCCAAAACTTGCTTGCTGGTGAAACTCATCATGACTTAGATGTTTTCTTTCAACTACTTATTAACATCAAAAATTGCTCTTATATGGTCAATATAGATCTCAATAAAAGTTGTTTCTCATTGTTAGGTTTATTCGATAAAATTTGTTGGACAGTCTTGTTTTATAAGCTGGTGTTGTATCTCTCAGCTCATAATATTGGGCCTTGCTTTGGAGATGGCTTACCTTCTCATATTGGCTCTCACTGCTTTAAAAAGTAATGTCACTCTCAGCTACACCAATATTGTCACTGAATACAGCTGGTAAAGTTTTTCCAGTTGAAACATTTCATTTCAAGTTGTATAATCAGTTCAAACTTATTGTCATGCCAAACTACTCCAACCATTCTAGTACAGCTCTAATTTTCATGTTCCATCACTTGTGGGGTGATGATGTCCTTTGACTAGGAAAAATGAGTAagaaagggcagcccggtgcacaaggCATCTCGCGTTCatgcagggtccggggaaggctGCACTCCATGTGATGTAAACAACATAccctaatgcatgcattagtggctgcttccacgtCTCGAACCCGTGACTTAAAGGTCACATGGAGACAACTTTACCATTGCTCCAAGGCTCCTCTCAACCAAGAAAATTGAGTATTTTGGGTAGTGCTAATTCTGCATCTTTTTGAAAATGAGTATTTTTGCGACTCTGTTACTCACAGAAGCACTGTTGAGTATTTTTGGAAGTGGCTCTTCACTACATTTATTGTTTGCTTGCCTATCGTTCTGGCATATTCATTACTAGCTGGAATGCGTCAAGTTCTAGTTATGTTATATTGGGTCGTCTAGTACGTCAAAGAATTCAGTATCTGGATTCATGTTTACATTTCGTGCAGGAGGAACAAGGTGATGAGGTCTACCATGACAAGCAATACAAAAGCAGAAGATGGTATTTTCCCATTCATGACTTAACTCTTTCAGTAGTTTGGTCACCTTTTCTTGTAAAAGCCAGTATTTTCGAAGATAACAATGGAGTTTCAACCGATACAGCCCAGCTTCACCTTGACAAACTCGATGATGTTTGGACTCGACAATTTGACAATTTCGATTATGTAGTTATTGCTGGAGGGAAATGGTACCTGAAATCTGCAATTTACTACGAGAACAACAAGATTGTTGGCTGCCACAACTGTCCTGGTAAGAACATAACAGAAGTTGGATTCGAGTATGCATATCGCAAAGCACTGAATTCGACTCTGAAATACATCACAAGATCGAAGCACAAGGCGTATACTTTCTTTAGAACCGCAACACCGGATCACTTTGAGAACGGTGAATGGAACACCGGAGGTTATTGTAATAGAACAGATCCTTTCAAAGAAGGCGAGATTGACATTAGAGACATCGATGAGGTAATGCGTAAAATTGAGTTGGAAGAATTTGAGAGAGCTTTGAGAATAGGTTCTGAAGTTGGGTTGAGAATAAGGTTGTTTGACACCACTTTCCTTTCGTTGCTTCGGCCAGACGGTCACCCAGGAGTCTACAGGCAATTCCAGCCATTTGCAGGAGACAGTAGAcactcaaaaattcaaaatgattGTCTACATTGGTGCTTGCCTGGTCCAATAGATTCTTGGAATGATTTAATGATGGAAATTTTGGTCAGCAGTTGAAATGGGAATTGCatcattcttttctttcctcAGAGAACTGTTTTCATCTGCAATATTTTTACAAGCACAGGAAAAAGAATCTGAGATTGCGTTTAATCATTTTTGCTGCAGGCAAATATTGACGGCCACATTGCTGCACATAAATCAGAGTCTGGCACGATATTCCATTTCGTCATGTATAATATCCCCCTTCTCTTTGAGATTCATTGAAATAAATTGTAAAGTACGAGATTCCCTGTTATTTCTGCGTTTTTGATAACATACAGGCCATCATTTATCAATTTTCAAACATTTTGGCCTGTTCGTATGTTAAAAACTCAATTTTCAGAAGACCAGAATACCAGCAACGATGTCTTTACGCACTTGCTGCAACTATTCATCGCCTTAGCAGTTAGCTTCCCTCACTCAGATCTCTACCCTCGTTGACAGTATAAAGGCATTTCCACACTTAAAACATAACTCTGGAATTCGAGCCCTGAGAATGGGGTCCTCTTTGATAGGATACGCTAAATCCCCCACATAGTGGGCTTTCTATGGCGCGAATCTAGATCATTCGGATCAGGGTTCCGAACACTAGATggttaaaccaaaaaaaaaaaggaagaaaaaaacagAGATGCCTAATTTTGGACTGCAACAGATATCCACTTCGTTCTTCTATAGTTCTTGTAAAGTTTCTATTGAAAGTTAAATACCGATTATGAAACTTGAACAATATCAACTTTATCTGGCCATATTCTAGGTTCTTTCAGATCCCTGACCTGAAAGCATCATAAAAACAGAGAAAATGTTCAATCACATCCTAATTTTATCTGGGCATATATGTAGACCTTCTCATATTCTATCCATAACCTGAATAATGCATCAAAATACTGGTGAAGTAGCGCCAACTTTTTGTTTGGGGCATTGATAAACTTAAACGAGTACACCAAAAGCGAGCAAAACATCAAATGCAGAACTTCACTTTTGCTAGCAGTTTTTGTTTTATTGGACTGAAATGTTATGACTGAGCAGAAACTTATGCAAGTTACAGATGATGAATCCAACAAGAGGAAACCTCAAACCAACAAATATGACACAGATCACTCTACTTGGTTGAAGCTGCTTTTTCTTGCTTCTTTGGATTTGGCTCAAGGAATGGGTCCTGCAAGTTAAATTTTGAATAAGATATAGCAGATAGAGAGAAGGATATCAAAATAACTAAACTACCTTTAAGACATAGGTATGCAGCAAGCCAACCATCAGATATGCATAGTTGCTCTCGAAAACTTATCAGCACCCAATAAAAAAATAGTTGAAGCAAAAGAAAGCACTGTAGACATGTATATAAATAAACATATATATCAATCAATCTACTATACTTCAATTCAGATTAGTTGAGGTTGGTTAAAaagctttttatttatttatttgataacCGAGAAATCCCTGTAGATTAGTGACGCACGGTTCGAAAATCGATAGATAATGTGCTCGCCCcactacccttctccacttaaatacgaGTCGTTCGTCTGTGACAGGGTTCGCGCCATGCCGTGCACTTAACCTACACATCGTGTGTTGTGTTCTTAACGCTGTACCAAACTCCTGGGGGCAAGGTAGGTTACATAAATCTTACGATCTATTCAGGTTCATTTTGTTCCAGTACTAGATAATATGTGtgtacatatacatatatagtgCGTGCGCGCACACATACATACCTCCTTCTAGCTTAAGAAGCCTTACCACCCCCCCCCCAATGGGCTAAAAAAAGATGAGTGGGACTTGGTCAGCAATATAAGATAATGTGTCTGTATATACATACATAGCATGCACGCGCGTGTGCCCACACACATATGCCTCCTTATAGCTTAAAAGAGCCGTAACCCCATcccccccaccaccaccaccaccaccacccacccggagaaagaaaaaaatcttCACCTTCATTGGACTTCCAGCAGATTCAAGACAAATAAATTCCATGAGAATGGAGAAGCAGCAATATTTCATGAAAAAGGAGAGACATGATAACAAAGCCCTGCCCAAgagttaattttatatttttctattcTATGGCAGGTCTGGCTCTTTAAGACTAGGAGCCAGATTGTGAAGATATCTAGTTCATAagctaaaaagaaaaatgaagctcaAAAGTTGGCAGCAAGTTTACAAACTCAAGTCGACTCAGAGCTTTCAGAAACAAATGAAAGAATGTAAAGCAAAGAGAGCAAGAAAAGGAGGCCAACATGAAGAAAGAGTGGTGTAAACTATAGCGATCACAACAAGGAAACGAAAGAGAAAGGAGAAGTGAAactgaaatgaagaaggataaaCACACTCAGCATGGAGAACAGTAGAGCTATATATAGGGACTCAACATGCGAGAGAAGTATGAACTGCTGAAATCATGTACTTAACTTGGCAGAGGGGTCAAATTGTAAGTAAGAAAACTAACGTTACTTCAGAAATAACAACCTAACTTCTTTACTAAGTGAGCTCGTTTTCCTTTTTTCCAGAGCAGTTATTAAAAGCCATGAGACGAAATGATGCAAATCAAAGGGTCACAGTTTCATAGACAAAACCATGCTCTTCACATAAATGTGCCCTTCGAAGAACGGCGGACAAAGTGATTCCACTGAGAAACGGTCAATTCTTTGAATTTCCACTTTGAGAAGTTGGATATATATCACCATTATTCTAAATTGAATTTTGAAATTAGTTAATTGAATTGATATTTGATTGTCAAAGTACTAAATTTGCACTTCACTTTACGTCTCGCTTTTCAGTTCAAGCCCCATGAACTTTCTTTGCACCTTCCACCTTTACACTGTCCAGAGAAAAATCAAATTGCCATCATCTTAGATTGAGGCAGACCCTATAATCCATTTGATCAGTTCATATTACCTCtctattccccccccccccccccaaatcttTCTCAATTATAGGCTTATAGCAGAAtagaataaaattaaaataactgaaaatcaatCAATATTTTGCACTTACGCAACTGGGAAAATCGTAATCAATCTCCAAAATAGGAGTCAAATCAGATTATTGAATCAAGTGAAACACTTCCATATGATGGGGAAAGAAACAATGCATCATTCAAACTATACATCAACTAGGCATCCTATATAACTATTCTGCTCTATTCGGTCCATTTAATTCCTATAATGGTAAATAATTtgcttcaaaaaaaaataaattgagaAGGAAAGGAGAAAAAAGGGCATACATTTTGGACGAAGAGAAGATTGGCAACGACGATTGTACCGACGATAGCGCCCAGCATAGCAGGCGGCCCAGTTAACAAACTCCATTTTCTGTAAATCATCTTCGATTCTTCTGCTTTTTCCTTTTCTTCGTCGCTCCGAATGTCTGTCTCGAAAATCGTAATCGAGAAGAGAGCATTTTAAGAACTACGGGATGTTGCTGGACTTGCCAGGCCCAATACTTTGATCCAGCAAAAGCAGGCCAGGCCCAGTGCATGCATTTGCTAAGGAATTTGGAAGAaaatttttcataaagcactatatTTTAGAGCCTAATAACTATAGTTTACCTAATTACTATTTGTAGCTACTGTTCAATTATTACTAGTTTGTATCACTTGTATTCACACGCGCAACGAATACAATCGTTTTGTATTCGTTCGTGCAATTGTATTCATTTGCCCAATGAATATGACATGTGTTAACTGTAACCAAGGAAAAATATAAGGATGTATAGTAAGGATACAACTTGTGTCGACTGTATACATAGGTGTATACAAAGGATATATCGACTTTATTTGTTCGAATGCAAGTAAGgcgaaatacaaaaatatagaaaaatataatGCTCTTGTTGAAAGTCGAAGTCAAGGCCTCCACTAACTAAGCGCGCCCGCTAACCAAATGAGCTACAAAAGTTTGTTCCTCTCTTGTTTcaattcaaaataatttttctcgTGTTTTATAGATTtgttataaaattcaaatatagctatGAATGATAAATTTGTTGAAAGTATAGCTATGAATGATAAATAGAGTATAAATGTTTGTTGTATCGCATAATTTTCCCATGGAAATACCAATTACAAGTTAGGGCCAAGAGAAACCCTTAAGGCTCATCTGGTTGATCAAGAGGTTATGCAGTGATCATAAAGAAGAAACTAGTCCATgcagtgtcacgatccaaaaccaaCCCGGTCATAGTGaagcctaacgtggtactaggcaagccaacacattACCAAAAAAGCAAtcaatattttcattcttaagataaaattcaaagctatttaacaataaaccttC includes the following:
- the LOC107760955 gene encoding protein trichome birefringence-like 26, with product MKAAISNNVNYKKQFSVVFIKFAVCFLLMGFAYRLFLSSFVQFSTVEVSDTAFVSNKTSSDLTMDRSTSQNGKCDLFKGDWVQDPTGPFYTNHTCYSIEAHQNCMRNGRPDTGYLYRRWKPKDCEIPKFNPKKFVHMMRGKSLAFVGDSIMRNHVQSLLCILSQEEQGDEVYHDKQYKSRRWYFPIHDLTLSVVWSPFLVKASIFEDNNGVSTDTAQLHLDKLDDVWTRQFDNFDYVVIAGGKWYLKSAIYYENNKIVGCHNCPGKNITEVGFEYAYRKALNSTLKYITRSKHKAYTFFRTATPDHFENGEWNTGGYCNRTDPFKEGEIDIRDIDEVMRKIELEEFERALRIGSEVGLRIRLFDTTFLSLLRPDGHPGVYRQFQPFAGDSRHSKIQNDCLHWCLPGPIDSWNDLMMEILVSS